The following are from one region of the Arthrobacter sp. TMP15 genome:
- a CDS encoding TadA family conjugal transfer-associated ATPase, which produces MNAQRQTGSHTPDPWGGPVDADLLDVVRRSVLSRSGPVTDLQMAAAVRESGRLLGAAGSLLAMERIAAELNGLGPLQGLAKDPHVTDIFVNAPDSVWQDRGDGPERVPVEFSTEEELRAFAVRLVASGGRRLDESSPCVDVKIACGYRIHAVLPPISAAGTLLSIRIKRRTVLTLAEMVATGSIHPFLAQVLVAVVERRLNFLISGATGAGKTTLLSTLLGLCPARERLVLIEDAAELDPEHPHVVTLEARHENAEGAGALDLAELVRHALRMNPGRLIVGECRGKEVRELLMAMNTGHSGGGGTIHANSAHDVPARLAALGALASMSPEAVFLQGASALDIVIHLVRIRGLRVVSEVAVVALHNKGLDIIPALSLAACGNGMEAEAKESVEQQWVARGRAGRHAGQPDSLASRDSASLTPKDSERISSELIKGPGWPILAARLGFDERLDAQPSEKYTANKIAADKLNEKP; this is translated from the coding sequence ATGAATGCGCAACGGCAGACCGGCAGCCACACACCAGACCCTTGGGGAGGGCCAGTCGACGCGGACCTGTTGGACGTTGTCAGGCGCAGCGTTCTTTCCCGATCGGGCCCGGTGACAGACCTGCAGATGGCTGCGGCAGTAAGGGAAAGCGGCAGGCTGCTTGGGGCAGCTGGATCTTTGCTTGCCATGGAGCGAATCGCGGCGGAACTCAATGGACTGGGGCCGTTGCAAGGATTGGCCAAAGACCCTCATGTGACCGATATTTTCGTCAATGCCCCTGACTCTGTTTGGCAGGACCGTGGCGATGGGCCCGAACGAGTGCCAGTGGAATTTTCCACTGAGGAAGAACTTCGCGCATTCGCAGTGCGGCTGGTTGCCAGTGGCGGACGCAGACTCGATGAAAGTAGTCCGTGTGTCGACGTGAAAATAGCCTGCGGCTATCGAATCCACGCTGTTTTGCCGCCGATCTCTGCCGCAGGGACACTGCTTTCCATCCGAATCAAACGCCGCACTGTCCTGACGTTGGCAGAAATGGTTGCGACTGGGAGCATCCACCCTTTTCTAGCCCAAGTGCTGGTTGCCGTAGTGGAGCGGAGGCTGAACTTTCTCATCAGTGGTGCAACAGGGGCTGGCAAAACCACACTGTTGTCAACGCTTTTGGGCTTGTGCCCTGCCAGAGAACGGCTGGTACTCATAGAGGATGCAGCCGAGCTGGACCCGGAGCATCCGCACGTTGTGACTTTGGAAGCGCGTCATGAAAATGCGGAAGGGGCTGGCGCTTTAGATTTGGCGGAATTGGTCCGCCACGCCCTGCGCATGAACCCGGGTCGGCTCATTGTTGGCGAGTGCCGAGGAAAGGAAGTTCGCGAACTGTTGATGGCCATGAACACCGGTCATAGCGGCGGCGGCGGAACAATCCACGCAAATAGCGCTCACGACGTCCCAGCCAGGTTGGCAGCTTTAGGAGCACTTGCCTCCATGAGCCCGGAAGCGGTGTTTTTACAAGGCGCCAGCGCATTGGATATTGTCATCCACCTAGTGAGGATCAGGGGGCTCCGGGTGGTCTCTGAGGTGGCCGTCGTAGCTTTGCACAACAAGGGACTTGATATTATTCCAGCGCTCTCACTTGCTGCTTGTGGGAACGGCATGGAGGCTGAGGCCAAGGAATCCGTTGAACAGCAGTGGGTGGCTCGAGGAAGGGCTGGCAGGCACGCAGGTCAGCCTGACAGTCTGGCCAGTAGGGATTCAGCTAGCCTCACTCCCAAAGACTCTGAGCGGATATCATCCGAATTGATCAAAGGCCCCGGCTGGCCCATACTGGCGGCGCGACTAGGCTTCGATGAGCGTCTCGATGCGCAACCCAGCGAAAAATATACTGCCAACAAAATCGCTGCCGACAAACTCAATGAGAAGCCATGA
- a CDS encoding Rv3654c family TadE-like protein, whose translation MVLILGLAQAAAAAAKAATAADMAALAAADAHRGLAEGEPCLVAADVAGRHGAILTGCIAAGDFSVQVEVHFATGMGVPLQATGKARAGPPPDSSPPLQP comes from the coding sequence ATGGTTTTGATCCTAGGGTTAGCTCAAGCAGCGGCCGCAGCTGCCAAGGCAGCCACCGCCGCGGATATGGCCGCCCTTGCGGCGGCAGATGCTCACCGAGGGCTTGCAGAGGGAGAGCCGTGCCTCGTTGCTGCTGACGTGGCAGGGCGGCACGGAGCCATCCTTACTGGGTGCATTGCGGCAGGTGATTTCTCGGTACAGGTAGAGGTGCACTTTGCAACTGGTATGGGGGTTCCCTTGCAGGCAACCGGTAAGGCCAGAGCAGGCCCACCTCCGGACTCCAGCCCACCGCTGCAGCCCTGA
- a CDS encoding DUF4244 domain-containing protein, whose product MTTNEAARGHLPGKEGVFAAENVREIFVGACSSPPVVNYLVPPGHARKHEHSSRWTSRWTSRWASRWAKSGREAGMATAEYAIATLAAVGFAGLLVVILKSDEVRGFLLNIIRTALSF is encoded by the coding sequence ATGACCACCAACGAAGCCGCCAGAGGACACCTCCCAGGCAAAGAGGGAGTTTTTGCGGCAGAGAACGTCCGCGAAATTTTTGTGGGGGCCTGCAGCAGCCCGCCTGTGGTGAACTATTTAGTGCCACCAGGCCACGCGAGGAAGCATGAGCATTCAAGCCGTTGGACAAGCCGTTGGACAAGCCGTTGGGCAAGCCGTTGGGCAAAGTCAGGCAGGGAAGCGGGCATGGCGACAGCTGAATATGCCATCGCAACGTTGGCGGCTGTGGGGTTTGCCGGGCTCCTTGTTGTAATTCTCAAAAGTGACGAGGTACGGGGATTCTTGCTGAACATTATCCGAACAGCCCTGAGCTTCTAG
- a CDS encoding type II secretion system F family protein, protein MTSVPLLLDFLGTALDAGLTLPSALRVVAAVAEQDMRESLLRVVAGMEIGASWQDSWDGNFIRSDVAQIHEALSFGALTGASAAPLLYAEAKQCRVAAARSAEKCAAALGVKLVLPLGLCSLPAFIALGVVPVVMAMIPTF, encoded by the coding sequence GTGACCTCTGTGCCACTCTTACTGGACTTCCTTGGAACAGCCTTGGACGCCGGACTTACGCTCCCAAGCGCCTTGCGCGTGGTTGCCGCGGTGGCAGAACAAGATATGCGTGAGAGTTTGCTCAGGGTGGTGGCAGGTATGGAGATTGGGGCCTCGTGGCAAGACTCGTGGGATGGAAATTTTATCCGTAGCGATGTCGCACAAATCCATGAAGCACTAAGTTTTGGGGCACTCACTGGGGCATCCGCAGCACCCTTGCTGTACGCCGAGGCGAAACAATGCCGAGTAGCAGCCGCTCGCAGTGCTGAGAAATGTGCAGCAGCCCTGGGCGTGAAGCTTGTGCTGCCACTGGGGCTCTGCTCGTTGCCGGCTTTCATTGCGTTGGGCGTGGTTCCGGTAGTGATGGCGATGATTCCGACTTTCTAG